The proteins below come from a single Beutenbergia cavernae DSM 12333 genomic window:
- a CDS encoding 50S ribosomal protein L25/general stress protein Ctc, whose translation MPESITATRRTEFGKGAARRLRRANQIPAVLYGHGTDPVHLSLPWHETFLALKGSANALLELSFDDASELALAKDVQRDPVKGRIEHLDLLLVRRGERVTVEVPIHVVGESAPGTIHTVDMQTLTVHAEATHLPEQITVDVEGLEDGTVVRVSDLVLPSGTDTDVDGEVPVVAISTPRASADDIAADEAAAEAGAEAGATAEGEDEGAEASDED comes from the coding sequence GTGCCCGAGTCCATCACCGCCACGCGCCGCACCGAGTTCGGCAAGGGCGCCGCCCGCCGGTTGCGCCGGGCGAACCAGATCCCGGCCGTCCTGTACGGCCACGGCACCGACCCGGTGCACCTGTCCCTGCCGTGGCACGAGACGTTCCTAGCGCTCAAGGGCAGCGCCAACGCCCTGCTGGAGCTGTCGTTCGACGACGCCTCGGAGCTCGCACTCGCCAAGGACGTCCAGCGCGACCCGGTCAAGGGCCGCATCGAGCACCTCGACCTGCTGCTGGTGCGCCGCGGTGAGCGCGTGACCGTCGAGGTGCCGATCCACGTCGTCGGCGAGTCCGCGCCCGGCACGATCCACACGGTCGACATGCAGACGCTCACGGTGCACGCCGAGGCGACCCACCTGCCCGAGCAGATCACCGTCGACGTCGAGGGCCTCGAGGACGGCACCGTCGTGCGCGTGTCCGACCTCGTGCTCCCGTCCGGCACCGACACGGACGTCGACGGCGAGGTTCCCGTCGTCGCGATCTCGACGCCGCGCGCGAGCGCCGACGACATCGCGGCCGACGAGGCCGCGGCCGAGGCCGGCGCCGAGGCGGGCGCCACGGCCGAGGGCGAGGACGAGGGCGCCGAGGCGTCCGACGAGGACTGA
- a CDS encoding ribose-phosphate diphosphokinase — translation MTGITTYGEKRLVLISGRAHPELAANVASELDVEIVPTTAYDFANGEVYVRFAESVRGADAFVLQSHTAPINQWIMEQLIMVDALKRASVKQITAILPFYGYARQDKKHRGREPISARLVADLFKTAGADRLMSVDLHAAQTQGFFDGPVDHLWAMPILVDYVRGRVNTENVTVVSPDAGRIRVAEQWAAKLGGGPLAFVHKTRDIHRPNQAVANRVVGEVEGRDCVLVDDLIDTGGTIAEAVRVLLHQGANSVIVAATHGVLSDPASQRLAECGASEVVVTDTLPIPPEKRFAQLKVLSIAPLLARAIREVFDDGSVTSLFDGNA, via the coding sequence ATGACCGGTATCACGACCTACGGCGAGAAGCGGCTGGTGCTGATCTCGGGCCGCGCACACCCCGAGCTCGCGGCGAACGTGGCTTCCGAGCTCGACGTCGAGATCGTGCCGACCACCGCGTACGACTTCGCGAACGGTGAGGTCTACGTCCGCTTCGCGGAGAGCGTCCGCGGCGCCGACGCGTTCGTGCTGCAGAGCCACACGGCGCCGATCAACCAGTGGATCATGGAGCAGCTCATCATGGTGGACGCGCTCAAGCGCGCCTCCGTCAAGCAGATCACCGCGATCCTCCCGTTCTACGGGTATGCCCGGCAGGACAAGAAGCACCGGGGCCGCGAGCCGATCTCCGCGCGGCTCGTCGCCGACCTGTTCAAGACGGCGGGCGCCGACCGGCTCATGTCGGTGGACCTTCACGCGGCGCAGACGCAGGGCTTCTTCGACGGCCCGGTCGACCACCTGTGGGCGATGCCGATCCTCGTGGACTACGTGCGCGGCCGGGTGAACACCGAGAACGTCACCGTCGTGTCGCCCGACGCCGGCCGCATCCGCGTCGCCGAGCAGTGGGCGGCGAAGCTCGGCGGCGGACCGCTCGCGTTCGTGCACAAGACGCGCGACATCCACCGGCCGAACCAGGCGGTCGCGAACCGCGTCGTCGGCGAGGTCGAGGGCCGCGACTGCGTGCTGGTCGACGACCTCATCGACACCGGGGGCACGATCGCGGAGGCGGTGCGCGTCCTGCTGCACCAGGGCGCGAACTCGGTGATCGTGGCCGCGACGCACGGCGTGCTCTCCGACCCGGCGTCCCAGCGGCTCGCCGAGTGCGGTGCGAGCGAGGTCGTCGTCACGGACACGCTGCCGATCCCGCCCGAGAAGCGGTTCGCCCAGCTCAAGGTGCTCTCGATCGCGCCGCTGCTAGCGCGGGCGATCCGCGAGGTGTTCGACGACGGGTCGGTCACCTCGCTGTTCGACGGCAACGCCTGA
- the pth gene encoding aminoacyl-tRNA hydrolase, with product MSTSPWLVVGIGNPGPQYAGNRHNAGAMAADVLASRIGSAFTTHKARAAVVDGRLGTLPGGVPGPRVIVAKPATYVNLSGGPVAALSTFYDIPAERLLVVYDELDLPAHTLRLKLGGGEGGHNGLRSISAALGTRDYVRLRIGIGRPPGRQDPADFVLRDFSAAERVELGVTLEQAADAVEDVVVHGHLAAQGRLHTSV from the coding sequence ATGAGCACGTCGCCGTGGCTCGTCGTCGGCATCGGCAACCCCGGGCCCCAGTACGCGGGGAACCGCCACAACGCCGGTGCGATGGCCGCCGACGTCCTCGCGAGCCGGATCGGGTCGGCGTTCACCACGCACAAGGCGAGGGCCGCCGTCGTCGACGGCCGGCTCGGCACGCTCCCCGGCGGGGTCCCCGGCCCGCGGGTGATCGTCGCGAAGCCAGCGACGTACGTGAACCTCTCCGGCGGGCCGGTCGCCGCGCTGTCGACGTTCTACGACATCCCGGCCGAGCGGCTGCTCGTCGTCTACGACGAGCTCGACCTCCCCGCCCACACGCTCCGGCTCAAGCTCGGTGGCGGGGAGGGCGGGCACAACGGCCTGCGCTCGATCTCCGCGGCCCTCGGGACGCGCGACTACGTGCGCCTGCGCATCGGCATCGGGCGCCCGCCCGGTCGGCAGGACCCTGCGGACTTCGTGCTGCGTGACTTCTCGGCCGCCGAACGGGTCGAGCTGGGCGTCACGCTCGAGCAGGCCGCCGACGCCGTCGAGGACGTCGTCGTGCACGGGCACCTCGCGGCGCAGGGCCGGCTGCACACGTCCGTCTAG
- a CDS encoding glycosyltransferase family 2 protein has translation MVENTTPPSAVVVVSFGSSALLEANLGPLEAAAGRPDVVVVDNFSGAAERATITRLAAERGWELVAPERNLGFGDGVNLGAERAFARGAEVVCVLNPDARLSADGFDRLVRAAHDAPRALVAPRMVDGEGRVSFEGAEVRLHDGTTTRADVTTARHPWLSGACLAFGREAWDLVGGFSSEYFLYWEDVDLSWRMREAGGELRFLGDVTAVHDVGGTQNRSRWSTRSTTYVYFNCRNRLVFAAHHLEPRAGRTWLRRSPRYARDVLLRGGSRLALLSPRAVWAAVSGTLSGAQVLVRGARHA, from the coding sequence ATGGTCGAGAACACCACCCCGCCCTCCGCCGTCGTCGTCGTGAGCTTCGGCTCGAGCGCGCTGCTCGAGGCGAACCTCGGCCCGCTCGAGGCGGCGGCGGGCAGGCCCGACGTCGTCGTCGTCGACAACTTCTCCGGAGCCGCCGAGCGGGCCACCATCACCCGGCTCGCCGCCGAGCGGGGCTGGGAGCTCGTGGCGCCGGAGCGCAACCTCGGGTTCGGGGACGGCGTCAACCTCGGCGCCGAGCGCGCGTTCGCCCGCGGCGCCGAGGTCGTGTGCGTGCTCAACCCGGACGCGCGGCTGAGCGCCGACGGCTTCGACCGTCTCGTGCGGGCGGCCCATGACGCACCGCGCGCGCTGGTCGCCCCACGCATGGTCGACGGCGAGGGGCGGGTCTCGTTCGAGGGTGCGGAGGTGCGGCTCCACGACGGGACGACGACGCGGGCCGACGTCACGACCGCCCGGCACCCGTGGCTGTCGGGGGCGTGCCTGGCGTTCGGCCGGGAGGCCTGGGATCTCGTCGGCGGGTTCAGCAGCGAGTACTTCCTCTACTGGGAGGACGTCGACCTGTCGTGGCGGATGCGCGAGGCCGGGGGAGAGCTGCGGTTCCTCGGCGACGTGACGGCCGTCCATGACGTCGGCGGGACCCAGAACCGGTCCCGGTGGTCGACCCGGTCGACCACGTACGTCTACTTCAACTGCCGGAACCGGCTCGTGTTCGCGGCGCACCACCTGGAACCCCGGGCGGGTCGCACATGGCTGCGCCGCAGCCCGCGGTACGCACGCGACGTGCTGCTGCGCGGCGGGAGCCGGCTCGCGCTGCTGTCGCCGCGCGCCGTCTGGGCGGCGGTGTCCGGGACGCTCTCCGGAGCGCAGGTCCTCGTCCGAGGGGCGCGGCATGCCTGA
- a CDS encoding CDP-alcohol phosphatidyltransferase family protein: MPETTLPATPAAPLARSFGGAVRQLRDAQKSNRGAAGYSRWVNRPLGRVLAAAAFTLGLTPNAVTALSAVATFSGIAVIALVPPSVVAGIGAAALLVLGYALDSADGQLARLTRTGSVTGEWLDHVVDSVKIASIHLAVLISWARFVDLPDERFLLAPIAFAIEANVFFFTIILTEQMRRAAGGPSSQVAAGGAAPVGRSLLVLPTDYGLLCLVVALSGASMVFVGVYTALAALNWLYLGAALVRWYREVRTMGRGVGGAT, translated from the coding sequence ATGCCTGAGACGACGCTGCCCGCGACCCCCGCCGCGCCTCTCGCCCGCTCGTTCGGCGGGGCGGTCCGCCAGCTCCGCGACGCCCAGAAGAGCAACCGCGGCGCGGCCGGCTACTCGCGCTGGGTCAACCGCCCGCTCGGCCGCGTGCTCGCCGCGGCCGCGTTCACGCTCGGCCTGACGCCGAACGCCGTGACGGCGCTCAGCGCCGTCGCGACGTTCTCCGGGATCGCCGTCATCGCCCTGGTGCCACCGTCCGTCGTCGCCGGGATCGGCGCCGCGGCCCTGCTCGTGCTCGGGTACGCGCTCGACTCCGCCGACGGCCAGCTCGCGCGCCTCACGCGCACCGGATCGGTGACGGGCGAGTGGCTCGACCACGTCGTCGACTCCGTGAAGATCGCCTCGATCCATCTCGCCGTCCTGATCTCCTGGGCGCGCTTCGTCGACCTGCCGGACGAGCGGTTCCTGCTCGCGCCGATCGCGTTCGCGATCGAGGCCAACGTCTTCTTCTTCACGATCATCCTCACCGAGCAGATGCGCCGCGCCGCAGGCGGCCCGAGCTCCCAGGTGGCCGCGGGCGGTGCCGCGCCGGTGGGCCGTTCCCTGCTCGTGCTGCCGACGGACTACGGCCTGCTGTGCCTCGTGGTGGCGCTGTCCGGCGCGTCGATGGTGTTCGTGGGCGTGTACACGGCCCTCGCCGCGCTCAACTGGCTCTACCTGGGGGCGGCGCTGGTCCGCTGGTACCGCGAGGTCCGCACGATGGGACGAGGCGTGGGAGGCGCGACATGA
- a CDS encoding glycosyltransferase family 2 protein codes for MTTAQRTRLRVSICTLTFRRAEDLRRALPMLVEQARSVAHDVEVLVIDNDTAASAVDVVLEDGSGLVRYVHEPRPGIAAARNRALAETLGRDLVVFIDDDERPVQDWLAQLLATYLRTRPAGVVGPVVSEFDEAPEPWIVDGQFFTRLRHPTGTRVAVAATNNLLLDRAFLARHGLTFDERFGLSGGSDSLLTRRLTQAGGVLVWCDEAGVVDVVPAARATRSWVMRRAFRMGNTATRVELEVAARPAGRAAGRVRMATRGAVRIAGGAARAAVGAVTVSRGRRARGWRTVARGAGMLAGTTGYVYHEYRRA; via the coding sequence GTGACCACGGCGCAGCGGACGAGGCTCCGGGTCTCGATCTGCACCCTCACGTTCCGGCGAGCCGAGGACCTGCGGCGGGCCCTGCCGATGCTCGTCGAGCAGGCCCGGAGCGTGGCGCACGACGTCGAGGTGCTCGTCATCGACAACGACACGGCGGCGAGCGCCGTCGACGTCGTCCTCGAGGACGGGTCGGGGCTCGTGCGGTACGTCCACGAGCCCAGGCCCGGCATCGCGGCGGCGCGCAACCGCGCGCTGGCGGAGACGCTCGGACGCGACCTCGTCGTCTTCATCGACGACGACGAGCGCCCCGTGCAGGACTGGCTCGCCCAGCTCCTGGCGACGTACCTGCGCACGCGACCGGCCGGCGTCGTCGGCCCGGTGGTGTCGGAGTTCGACGAGGCGCCGGAGCCGTGGATCGTGGACGGGCAGTTCTTCACCCGGCTGCGCCACCCCACCGGGACCCGCGTCGCCGTCGCCGCGACGAACAACCTGCTGCTCGACCGCGCGTTCCTCGCCCGGCACGGCCTCACCTTCGACGAGCGGTTCGGCCTCAGCGGTGGGTCGGACTCGCTGCTCACCCGGCGGCTGACGCAGGCCGGTGGCGTGCTCGTCTGGTGCGACGAGGCCGGTGTCGTCGACGTCGTCCCCGCAGCCCGGGCGACCCGCTCGTGGGTGATGCGGCGCGCGTTCCGGATGGGCAACACGGCCACGCGCGTCGAGCTCGAGGTCGCCGCGCGTCCGGCCGGTCGCGCGGCGGGTCGCGTCCGCATGGCGACCCGCGGGGCGGTGCGCATCGCCGGCGGGGCCGCCCGGGCCGCCGTCGGCGCCGTCACCGTGTCGCGCGGGCGCCGTGCCCGCGGCTGGCGCACCGTGGCGCGCGGGGCCGGGATGCTCGCCGGGACCACCGGCTACGTCTACCACGAGTACCGCCGCGCCTAG
- a CDS encoding Uma2 family endonuclease, whose translation MSAVSTAKSPDVLGLPRGRPLTAADLERMPDDGHRYELIDGTLIVTPAPRIRHQDVVGGVHLALRAAVPSHLKVLLAPTDVVLADDTVLQPDLLVAPRDAFTERNLPTAPLLAVEILSPSTRSIDLILKRDRLARAGCRHYWVVDPDVPEVQAWTLDGDAYRETGHATGDDTLALEEPFAVTLTPSALLDD comes from the coding sequence ATGAGTGCCGTGAGCACGGCGAAGAGTCCGGACGTGCTGGGACTCCCCCGCGGCCGGCCGCTGACCGCCGCGGATCTCGAACGCATGCCCGACGACGGGCATCGGTATGAGCTCATCGACGGGACGCTCATCGTGACGCCGGCGCCGCGGATCCGTCACCAGGACGTCGTCGGTGGCGTGCACCTCGCCCTGCGAGCTGCAGTTCCCTCGCATCTGAAGGTCCTCCTCGCTCCAACGGACGTGGTGCTTGCCGACGACACCGTGCTTCAGCCCGACCTTCTGGTCGCGCCGAGAGACGCCTTCACGGAGCGCAACCTCCCGACGGCGCCGCTGCTCGCCGTCGAGATCCTCTCGCCGTCCACGCGCAGCATCGACCTCATCCTCAAGCGCGACCGACTCGCCCGCGCCGGGTGCCGGCACTACTGGGTCGTCGACCCGGACGTGCCCGAGGTCCAGGCCTGGACCCTCGACGGCGACGCCTATCGTGAGACCGGCCACGCCACCGGCGACGATACGCTCGCGCTCGAGGAGCCGTTCGCGGTGACGCTCACGCCGTCGGCCCTCCTCGACGACTGA
- a CDS encoding DUF1972 domain-containing protein — translation MRIAMIGTRGVPARYGGFETCVEEVGRRLADAGHDVVVYCRGTDGSDAGPRHLGMRRVVLPAVRHRTLETLSHSGLSVAHLVGHRTDVALVFNAANAPWLPVVRAAGIPVATHVDGLEWKRAKWGGAGRRYYRWAERRAVAWSHALIADAQGIADYYRDEHDAATHLIAYGAPRLQGVGTGRLAELDLEDGSYHLVVARFEPENHVLEIVRGYVRSDATRPLVVVGSAPYAHAYVQQVRAAADPRVRLLGGVWDQDLLDQLYAGAYTYLHGHSVGGTNPSLLRAIGAGTATIAYDVGFNREVLGDAGRYFTGPADLAERLHAAEADPQGTRRRATALAVRAGDYDWDRVAAQYEDLCRELAGKGASVPRPSRQRVVEVSR, via the coding sequence ATGAGGATCGCCATGATCGGGACCAGGGGCGTGCCGGCGCGCTACGGCGGGTTCGAGACGTGCGTCGAGGAGGTGGGGCGCCGGCTGGCGGACGCCGGGCACGACGTCGTCGTCTACTGCCGGGGTACCGACGGTTCCGACGCCGGGCCGCGTCACCTGGGCATGCGGCGCGTGGTGCTGCCCGCCGTCCGGCACCGGACGCTGGAGACGCTCAGCCACTCCGGGCTCTCGGTGGCCCATCTCGTCGGGCACCGCACGGACGTCGCGCTGGTGTTCAACGCCGCGAACGCGCCGTGGCTGCCCGTCGTGCGGGCGGCCGGCATCCCGGTGGCCACGCACGTCGACGGCCTCGAGTGGAAGCGCGCGAAGTGGGGTGGCGCCGGGCGCCGGTACTACCGGTGGGCCGAGCGCCGGGCCGTGGCGTGGTCCCACGCGCTCATCGCCGACGCCCAGGGGATCGCCGACTACTACCGCGACGAGCACGACGCCGCGACCCACCTCATCGCGTACGGCGCGCCACGCCTGCAGGGGGTCGGCACGGGCCGGCTCGCCGAGCTCGACCTCGAGGACGGGTCGTACCACCTCGTCGTCGCCCGCTTCGAGCCGGAGAACCACGTGCTCGAGATCGTCCGCGGCTACGTGCGCAGCGACGCGACCCGGCCGCTCGTCGTCGTCGGGTCGGCCCCGTACGCACACGCGTACGTCCAGCAGGTGCGGGCCGCCGCCGATCCGCGCGTCCGGCTCCTCGGCGGCGTCTGGGACCAGGATCTGCTCGACCAGCTCTACGCCGGGGCGTACACCTATCTCCACGGCCACAGCGTCGGCGGCACGAACCCGTCGCTGCTGCGGGCGATCGGCGCGGGCACCGCGACCATCGCGTACGACGTCGGCTTCAACCGTGAGGTGCTCGGCGACGCCGGCCGCTACTTCACCGGGCCGGCGGACCTCGCGGAGCGGCTGCACGCCGCCGAGGCCGACCCGCAGGGGACGCGGCGGCGGGCGACGGCGCTCGCCGTGCGCGCCGGCGACTACGACTGGGACCGTGTCGCGGCGCAGTACGAGGACCTGTGCCGCGAGCTGGCCGGGAAGGGCGCGAGCGTGCCCCGGCCGTCGCGGCAGCGTGTGGTGGAGGTGTCACGATGA
- a CDS encoding PKD domain-containing protein, whose translation MKHSTRRSSVLAMAAALATAVTAFVVAPAAQAAPPFDDLPETVSADALAAPQMNGVVWRQVVAGSTVFAVGEFTRARPYGSAAGQNEVVRSHVLAYNIDTGAMTSFAPTINAQVMDAAVSPDGNTLYLVGQFTQVNGQSRYRIAAFDVASGALLPFRPVVNTRITSVTATSSTVYFGGPFTTVNGQQRTRVAAVNAGTGTTNTPLSASIPDGDVRGVALAPDGNALVIAGSFTSVNGSNNPGYGLARLATSNGASLSFPVNAIVRNATVNAAIYSLKSDENGVYGTGYDYYGPGNLEGSFHADWEGNLEWIDGCMGDTYDVWPDGDVVYQASHKHNCSQIGGFPQEQPWTYHNATAMTNYATGTNVGGLQPGQPAPKMLAFKPEFQGGTYTPSRQAVWTVTGNDDYILYAGEFVRVNGVLQQGLTRFARRDVAPNDQGPRIRDAATNPTVAAVPFAGLRVSWTANWDRDDDHLRYQVYRNDMNTLVYDQVLRADYWSLPTFGFIDSDLAQGQSAQYRLRTTDPSGNSTISAWVSGTAGTVGTSTTYSEEVRADAPAHYWPLGEPSGTRAYDWGGGADLTLTSQVARNVEGAITGDAGSRFTGSTNSYGSTTAREGGPQEFSVEAWFRRTGSGGGKIVGFGSSSSGNSSNYDRHIYMDAGGRVIFGVYPGTERTISTSGAYNDGEWHHVVGTLSPTGMRFYLDGELVGERTDTTSAQPYTGYWRVGGDSTWSGNRYFNGSIDEVAVYSRALDAATVAHHYTVGSTGVVPNQAPTASFTAGVTGLGVSVDASASSDPDGSIASYAWTFGDGQSGTGATASHTYAAAGTYTVTLTVTDDDGAPASTTRQVTVTAPPPNVAPTASFTSSATHLAASFNASASSDPDGTIAAYAWDFDDGQTGTGATPSHTYAAAGTYTVTLTVTDDDGATDSVSGDVTVTAPPANAPIAIDTFGRTQANGWGTATTGGAWTPTAGTAARFLTDGDRGVQVLHAPGATTGIQLAGVSQTNVEVRATLSADVVPTGGGAYLMVTGRRVGTAEYTARLHVQASGAVAVHLLRAGTPVVGGVVPGLSFAGGDEINVAFQVVGTSPTQLRVRVWEGGTPEPAGWTYSTTDSTASLQAAGSIGFGAYLSGSATNAPVRVSVDDLDASPVQ comes from the coding sequence ATGAAGCACTCCACACGCCGGAGCAGCGTGCTGGCGATGGCCGCCGCGCTCGCGACAGCCGTGACGGCGTTCGTCGTCGCGCCCGCGGCCCAGGCGGCTCCGCCGTTCGACGACCTGCCCGAGACCGTCAGCGCCGACGCCCTCGCCGCCCCGCAGATGAACGGCGTCGTGTGGCGGCAGGTGGTGGCCGGCTCGACGGTGTTCGCGGTCGGCGAGTTCACCCGGGCGCGCCCGTACGGCTCGGCCGCCGGCCAGAACGAGGTCGTGCGCTCCCACGTCCTCGCCTACAACATCGACACCGGCGCCATGACGTCGTTCGCCCCCACGATCAACGCGCAGGTGATGGACGCCGCTGTCTCGCCCGACGGCAACACGCTCTACCTGGTGGGCCAGTTCACGCAGGTCAACGGGCAGTCGCGCTACCGGATCGCGGCGTTCGACGTCGCCTCGGGAGCCCTGCTGCCGTTCCGGCCGGTCGTCAACACGCGCATCACGTCGGTCACCGCGACGAGCTCGACCGTCTACTTCGGCGGCCCGTTCACCACGGTCAACGGGCAGCAGCGCACGCGGGTGGCCGCCGTCAACGCCGGCACCGGCACCACGAACACGCCCCTGTCGGCGTCGATCCCGGACGGCGACGTCCGCGGCGTCGCGCTCGCGCCCGACGGGAACGCGCTGGTGATCGCCGGCAGCTTCACGAGCGTCAACGGCTCCAACAACCCCGGCTACGGGCTGGCCCGCCTCGCGACGTCGAACGGTGCCTCGCTCTCCTTCCCGGTCAACGCCATCGTGCGCAACGCCACCGTGAACGCGGCGATCTACTCGCTGAAGTCCGACGAGAACGGCGTGTACGGCACCGGCTACGACTACTACGGTCCCGGGAACCTCGAAGGCTCGTTCCACGCGGACTGGGAGGGCAACCTCGAGTGGATCGACGGGTGCATGGGCGACACGTACGACGTGTGGCCCGACGGCGACGTCGTGTACCAGGCGTCCCACAAGCACAACTGCTCCCAGATCGGCGGCTTCCCGCAGGAGCAGCCGTGGACGTACCACAACGCCACAGCGATGACGAACTACGCGACGGGGACGAACGTCGGCGGGCTGCAGCCGGGCCAGCCGGCTCCGAAGATGCTGGCGTTCAAGCCGGAGTTCCAGGGCGGCACGTACACGCCGTCCCGCCAGGCGGTCTGGACCGTCACGGGGAACGACGACTACATCCTGTACGCCGGTGAGTTCGTCCGGGTCAACGGCGTGCTCCAGCAGGGCCTCACCCGGTTCGCGCGGCGCGACGTCGCCCCGAACGACCAGGGCCCGCGCATCCGCGACGCGGCCACGAACCCGACCGTCGCCGCCGTGCCGTTCGCCGGGCTGCGGGTCTCCTGGACCGCCAACTGGGACCGCGACGACGACCACCTGCGCTACCAGGTCTACCGGAACGACATGAACACGCTCGTGTACGACCAGGTGCTCCGCGCCGACTACTGGTCGCTGCCCACGTTCGGCTTCATCGACTCCGACCTGGCCCAGGGTCAGAGCGCTCAGTACCGGCTCCGCACCACGGACCCGTCGGGCAACTCGACGATCTCCGCCTGGGTGTCGGGCACCGCGGGGACCGTGGGCACGTCGACGACCTACTCCGAGGAGGTCCGGGCGGACGCGCCGGCCCACTACTGGCCGCTCGGCGAGCCCAGCGGCACGCGCGCCTACGACTGGGGCGGTGGCGCTGACCTCACGCTGACGTCGCAGGTCGCCCGCAACGTCGAGGGTGCGATCACCGGCGACGCCGGGTCGCGGTTCACCGGATCGACGAACTCGTACGGCTCCACGACGGCACGCGAGGGCGGGCCTCAGGAGTTCTCCGTCGAGGCGTGGTTCCGCCGGACGGGTTCCGGCGGCGGGAAGATCGTCGGCTTCGGCAGCTCCTCGTCCGGGAACAGCTCGAACTACGACCGCCACATCTACATGGACGCCGGCGGCCGCGTGATCTTCGGTGTCTACCCGGGCACGGAACGGACGATCAGCACGAGCGGCGCGTACAACGACGGCGAGTGGCACCACGTCGTCGGCACGCTCAGCCCGACGGGCATGCGGTTCTACCTCGACGGCGAGCTCGTCGGGGAGCGGACCGACACGACGTCGGCCCAGCCGTACACGGGGTACTGGCGCGTCGGCGGCGACTCCACGTGGTCGGGGAACCGGTACTTCAACGGGTCCATCGACGAGGTCGCCGTGTACTCGCGAGCTCTCGACGCCGCGACCGTGGCGCACCACTACACGGTCGGCAGCACGGGCGTGGTGCCGAACCAGGCGCCGACCGCGTCGTTCACGGCCGGCGTCACGGGCCTCGGGGTCTCCGTCGACGCGTCCGCGTCGTCCGACCCGGACGGCTCGATCGCGTCGTACGCCTGGACGTTCGGTGACGGGCAGAGCGGGACGGGGGCGACGGCGTCGCACACGTATGCGGCCGCCGGCACCTACACGGTCACGCTGACGGTGACGGACGACGACGGCGCGCCCGCGTCGACGACCCGGCAGGTCACGGTGACGGCGCCGCCCCCGAACGTCGCACCGACCGCCTCCTTCACGTCGTCCGCGACGCACCTGGCCGCGTCGTTCAACGCCTCGGCGTCGTCCGACCCGGACGGCACGATCGCCGCGTACGCGTGGGACTTCGATGACGGGCAGACCGGGACCGGCGCGACGCCGTCGCACACGTACGCGGCCGCCGGCACCTACACGGTGACGCTGACGGTGACGGACGACGACGGCGCGACCGACTCGGTCAGCGGCGACGTCACGGTGACGGCGCCCCCGGCGAACGCGCCGATCGCGATCGACACGTTCGGCCGCACGCAGGCGAACGGGTGGGGCACGGCCACGACGGGCGGCGCGTGGACGCCGACCGCGGGCACGGCTGCTCGGTTCCTCACGGACGGCGACCGAGGGGTGCAGGTCCTGCACGCCCCGGGTGCCACCACCGGGATCCAGCTCGCGGGCGTGAGCCAGACGAACGTCGAGGTCCGGGCGACGCTCTCCGCGGACGTGGTCCCGACGGGCGGCGGCGCGTACCTCATGGTCACCGGACGGCGGGTCGGCACGGCCGAGTACACGGCTCGCCTCCACGTGCAGGCGAGCGGCGCGGTGGCGGTCCACCTGCTGCGGGCCGGGACACCGGTCGTCGGCGGGGTGGTGCCCGGCCTGAGCTTCGCGGGCGGTGACGAGATCAACGTCGCGTTCCAGGTCGTCGGCACGTCACCGACCCAGCTGAGGGTGCGCGTCTGGGAGGGCGGCACGCCCGAACCGGCCGGATGGACGTACTCGACCACGGACTCCACCGCGAGCCTGCAGGCCGCGGGCAGCATCGGCTTCGGCGCCTACCTCAGCGGGTCGGCGACGAACGCGCCGGTGCGGGTCTCCGTGGACGACCTCGACGCGAGCCCGGTCCAGTGA
- a CDS encoding adenylyltransferase/cytidyltransferase family protein: MSEVMGRGQRVVGYVPGGFDMLHVGHLNILRAARERCDRLIVGVALDSSLVAMKGRPPVVPHHERMELVASLRFVDDVVSDYAQDKRVAWRHHPFDVLFKGDDWKGTPKGDRLEAEMAEVGARVVYLPYTPSTSSTMLRDFLTAGIAAEAAAR, encoded by the coding sequence ATGTCGGAGGTCATGGGGCGGGGCCAACGCGTCGTCGGATACGTGCCGGGCGGATTCGACATGCTCCACGTCGGGCATCTCAACATCCTGCGGGCCGCCCGCGAGCGCTGCGACCGCCTGATCGTCGGCGTCGCGCTGGACTCGTCGCTCGTCGCGATGAAGGGCCGGCCACCGGTCGTCCCGCACCACGAGCGCATGGAGCTCGTCGCCAGCCTGCGGTTCGTCGACGACGTCGTCAGCGACTACGCGCAGGACAAGCGCGTGGCGTGGCGCCACCACCCGTTCGACGTCCTGTTCAAGGGCGACGACTGGAAGGGCACCCCCAAGGGGGACCGGCTCGAGGCGGAGATGGCAGAGGTCGGCGCGCGCGTCGTCTACCTGCCGTACACACCGTCGACGTCGTCGACGATGCTGCGCGACTTCCTCACCGCCGGCATCGCCGCGGAGGCCGCGGCTCGCTGA